ttatttaaaatatataatattataataatatacttatatacatgtatatacatatatatatatatatatattatatgtatgtatatatattatatatattataaaatgcacatatatatattatatgtatgtatatatattatatatattataaaatgcatatatacatatatatatatatagatatttttgaaaaaataaaaaaaattatagtcCTAGTCCAAGCATACACCAAACGCAGGATAAGTGTTATCCAACTTAgaccaagccaagccaagccaagccagTCCCTAAGCATAGTCCATGCCAAGACAGTCCTGTGTACTAAACGAGCCTGAGCGTGTGCCTGCCAATTTTGAAAAACTGAGTTTtataactttttgttttaaaaatatatccaaaatgCTTTTGGAGGTGGGTAAGTGGCAACCGTAGaacatgtttgttttttgtttttttattttttataattaatttatatttatttcaattaagcattttttttttaataacccCAATTAAGCATGTTCTTTGTGAAATGTATTATTTTATCCTCAAGTCACAGAAGCCCTTTTCCCAGAGACACTCATCTCATGAGACGTAGAGAGGCACAAAGAGATGAGCTCACAGCTCTTGCACTTCACAGCTCTGCTCCCCATAACCAACTCCATAACACCCCCACCACTAACCTCTAGAGCTCGCCCTCCAATCTCAGCCCCACAATTCCAAGCCTTTCACACCCTTTCCCAAAGAACCCACATTCCTTCTCATGTCTACACGCACCCTGCAGCCATTCTCCTTGAGCTCTGCACTTCCATAAAAGAGCTCAACCAAATCATCCCTCTCATTATCAAGAACGGCCTCTACAATGAGCACTTGTTCCAGACCAAGCTCGTCAGCTTGTTCTGCAATTATGGCAGCCCAAGTGAGGCTTTTCGGGTTTTCGAGACCGTCGAGGATAAACTTGAGGTTTTTTACCACACTCTGCTAAAAGGGTATGCCAAGAACTCGTCTTTAGGTGACGCCATGTCTTTCTTTTGCCGAATGAAGTCTGATGGTGTTAGACCAGTTGTGTATAATTTTACCTATTTGTTGAAAGTTTGTGGGGATAATGCTGATCTTAGGAGGGGGAAGGAGATTCATGCGCATCTAATAAGTAGTGGGTTTGCCACGAATTTGTTTGCGATGACAGCGGTTGTGAATATGTATGCTAAGTGTAGGCAGATTAATGAGGCATATAAGATGTTCGATAGAATGCCTGAGAGGGACTTGGTTTCTTGGAATACGATTATTGCTGGTTATGCACAAAATGGGTTGGCCAAGATAGCTTTGGAGTTGGTTATAAGAATGCAGGAGGAAGGCCAGAAGCCTGATTCGATTACTTTGGTCACTCTATTACCTGCTGTTGCAGATTATGGGTCTTTGATAATTGGAAAGTCAATTCATGCGTATGTTCTAAGAGCCAGTTTTGAATCACTTGTAAACATTTCTACGGCTCTTCTAGACATGTATTCGAAATGTGGATCAGTAGGGACTGCTCGGTTGATTTTCAATAGGATGAAACAAAAGACTGCCGTTTCGTGGAATTCCATGATAGACGGGTATGTACAAAATGAAGATGCAGAGGAGGCAATGGAGATTTTCCAGAAGATGTTGGATGAAGGCTTTCAACCAACCAACGTTACTATAATGGAAGCTTTACATGCTTGTGCTGATTTGGGGGATCTTGAACGGGGAAAGTTCGTACATAAATTAGTGGATCAGCTGAAACTTGGATCTGATGTGTCAGTAATGAACTCTTTGATGTCCATGTATTCCAAGTGTAAGAGAGTTGATATTGCTGCaaagatatttaaaaactTGCTAGGTAAAACCCTTGTCACATGGAATACCATGATATTAGGTTATGCACAGAATGGACGCGTCAGTGAGGCTTTAAGTCACTTTTGTCAGATGCAATCTCAAAATATGAAACCAGATTCATTTACCATGGTGAGTGTTATTCCTGCTCTTGCGGAGTTATCAGTTACACGACAGGCTAAGTGGATTCATGGACTTGTTATAAGAACATGTTTTGACAAAAACATTTTTGTGATGACTGCTCTTGTTGACATGTATGCAAAATGTGGAGCTGTGCATACTGCCAGAAAACTTTTTGACATGATGGATGAGCGGCATGTGACAACATGGAACTCTATGATCGATGGATATGGAACAAATGGGTTGGGAAAAGCTGCTGTAGATCTGTTCAATGAAATGGAAAAAGGAACAATAAAGCCAAATGATATTACATTCCTGTGTGTGATCTCTGCTTGCAGTCACTCAGGTTTAGTAGAAGAGGGTCTCCAATACTTTGCAAGCATGAAAGAAGATTATGGCTTGGAGCCTGCAATGGATCACTACGGGGCCATGGTTGATCTTCTTGGTCGAGCTGGCCGGCTAAGTGAGGCTTGGGATTTTATTCAAAAGATGCCTATGGAGCCTGGTATTACTGTCTTCGGTGCAATGTTGGGGGCTTGCAGAACTCATAAAAATGTTGAGTTGGGTGAAAGGGCAGCAGACAAGATATTTG
The Prunus dulcis chromosome 2, ALMONDv2, whole genome shotgun sequence DNA segment above includes these coding regions:
- the LOC117617211 gene encoding pentatricopeptide repeat-containing protein At1g11290, chloroplastic, with product MSSQLLHFTALLPITNSITPPPLTSRARPPISAPQFQAFHTLSQRTHIPSHVYTHPAAILLELCTSIKELNQIIPLIIKNGLYNEHLFQTKLVSLFCNYGSPSEAFRVFETVEDKLEVFYHTLLKGYAKNSSLGDAMSFFCRMKSDGVRPVVYNFTYLLKVCGDNADLRRGKEIHAHLISSGFATNLFAMTAVVNMYAKCRQINEAYKMFDRMPERDLVSWNTIIAGYAQNGLAKIALELVIRMQEEGQKPDSITLVTLLPAVADYGSLIIGKSIHAYVLRASFESLVNISTALLDMYSKCGSVGTARLIFNRMKQKTAVSWNSMIDGYVQNEDAEEAMEIFQKMLDEGFQPTNVTIMEALHACADLGDLERGKFVHKLVDQLKLGSDVSVMNSLMSMYSKCKRVDIAAKIFKNLLGKTLVTWNTMILGYAQNGRVSEALSHFCQMQSQNMKPDSFTMVSVIPALAELSVTRQAKWIHGLVIRTCFDKNIFVMTALVDMYAKCGAVHTARKLFDMMDERHVTTWNSMIDGYGTNGLGKAAVDLFNEMEKGTIKPNDITFLCVISACSHSGLVEEGLQYFASMKEDYGLEPAMDHYGAMVDLLGRAGRLSEAWDFIQKMPMEPGITVFGAMLGACRTHKNVELGERAADKIFELNPVEGGYHVLLANIYSTASLWDKVAKVRKMMEKKGLQKTPGCSLVDLRNEVHTFYSGSTSHPQSKRIYTFLETLGDEIKAAGYVPDTNSIHDVEADVKEQLLNSHSEKLAIAFGLLNTTPGTTIHIRKNLRVCGDCHNATKYISLVTGREIIVRDMHRFHHFKNGTCSCGDYW